A genomic window from Massilia sp. METH4 includes:
- the hemB gene encoding porphobilinogen synthase has product MHSPHFSAQFPAMRMRRMRRDPFSRALMRENVVTAADLIYPVFILDGTNVREPVLSMPGVERVSVDLLLKVAEECVTLGIPVLALFPVIDAALKTPDGVEATNPEGLVPRAVRELKKNFPELGILTDVALDPYTSHGQDGLIDEQGYVINDITTEMLVRQALTQADAGVDVVAPSDMMDGRIGAIRQALEGRSHIHTRIMAYSAKYASAFYGPFRDAVGSAKNLGKGDKNQYQMDPANSDEALREVAGDLQEGADMVMVKPGMPYLDIVRRVKDEFKVPTFAYQVSGEYAMIKAAAQNGWLDHDKVMMESMLAFKRAGADGVLTYFALDIARKLKGS; this is encoded by the coding sequence ATGCACAGCCCTCACTTCTCCGCCCAGTTCCCCGCGATGCGCATGCGCCGCATGCGCCGCGACCCGTTCTCCCGCGCGCTGATGCGCGAGAACGTGGTCACCGCGGCGGACCTGATCTACCCGGTCTTCATCCTCGATGGCACGAACGTGCGCGAGCCGGTGCTGTCCATGCCCGGCGTGGAGCGCGTGTCCGTCGACCTGCTGCTGAAGGTGGCCGAGGAATGCGTTACCCTGGGCATTCCCGTGCTGGCGCTGTTCCCCGTCATCGACGCCGCGCTGAAGACGCCCGACGGCGTGGAAGCCACGAATCCGGAAGGCCTGGTGCCGCGCGCCGTGCGCGAACTGAAGAAGAACTTCCCCGAACTGGGCATCCTCACCGACGTGGCGCTGGACCCGTACACGAGCCACGGCCAGGATGGCCTGATCGACGAGCAGGGCTATGTGATCAACGACATCACCACCGAGATGCTGGTGCGCCAGGCGCTGACGCAGGCCGACGCCGGCGTGGACGTGGTGGCCCCGTCGGACATGATGGACGGCCGCATCGGCGCGATCCGCCAGGCGCTGGAAGGCAGGAGCCACATCCACACGCGCATCATGGCTTACTCGGCCAAGTACGCGTCGGCATTCTACGGCCCGTTCCGCGACGCCGTCGGTTCGGCCAAGAACCTGGGCAAGGGCGACAAGAACCAATACCAGATGGACCCCGCCAACAGCGACGAGGCGCTGCGCGAAGTGGCCGGCGACCTGCAGGAAGGCGCCGACATGGTGATGGTGAAGCCCGGCATGCCCTACCTGGACATCGTGCGCCGCGTGAAGGACGAGTTCAAGGTGCCCACCTTCGCCTACCAGGTCAGCGGCGAATACGCGATGATCAAGGCGGCCGCGCAGAACGGCTGGCTCGATCACGACAAGGTGATGATGGAATCGATGCTGGCCTTCAAGCGGGCCGGCGCCGACGGCGTACTCACCTACTTCGCGCTCGATATCGCGCGCAAGCTGAAGGGGTCGTGA
- a CDS encoding MFS transporter: MTSPLHSDRLPLGRLLALTMAAFITVVTESLPAGLMPQMRAGLAASDAMIGQLITAYALGTLLTAVPLTAATQAWRRRPLLLAAMTGFALANTVTALSTSYMLTLAARFIAGVAAGLLWALAAGYAARMVAPRLQGRAIAVAMAGIPVALSAGLPAGAFAGTELGWRATFGIVSVLALAAIAWIAAAVPDFPGQPRGRGMTLKEVLLLPGVRAVLFVTLAYVLAHNVLYTYIAPFIAPAGLAARLDAVLLLFGVASLASIWLTGMLIDRWLRALVLGSTVLFGASVLVLACFGTVPAVVWAAVAAWGLAYGGVPTLFQTASAQAAGDAADVAQSMIVTIWNLAIAVAGAGGGLLLEAAGPAALPWALLALLAPAWLVAWRARSHGFPPAPRLAGSASGSASAGECRAAG, from the coding sequence ATGACATCCCCATTGCACTCCGACCGCCTGCCGCTGGGGCGCCTGCTGGCTCTGACCATGGCGGCTTTCATCACGGTGGTGACCGAATCGCTGCCCGCCGGCCTGATGCCGCAGATGCGCGCCGGCCTGGCCGCCTCGGACGCCATGATCGGGCAACTGATCACCGCCTACGCGCTGGGCACCCTGCTGACCGCAGTGCCGCTCACGGCCGCTACGCAGGCCTGGCGGCGCCGGCCCCTGCTGCTTGCCGCCATGACCGGCTTCGCACTCGCCAATACCGTCACGGCGCTGTCCACGAGTTATATGTTGACGCTGGCCGCGCGTTTCATCGCCGGCGTTGCGGCAGGGCTGCTGTGGGCACTGGCCGCCGGCTATGCGGCCAGGATGGTCGCGCCGCGCCTGCAGGGCAGGGCGATCGCCGTCGCCATGGCCGGTATCCCGGTGGCGCTGTCGGCGGGCTTGCCCGCCGGCGCGTTCGCCGGCACTGAACTCGGCTGGCGCGCCACCTTCGGCATCGTCAGCGTGCTGGCGCTGGCCGCGATCGCGTGGATTGCCGCCGCCGTGCCCGACTTCCCGGGCCAGCCGCGCGGGCGCGGCATGACCTTGAAGGAAGTATTGCTGCTGCCCGGCGTGCGCGCCGTGCTGTTCGTCACACTGGCCTACGTGCTCGCCCATAACGTGCTGTACACGTACATCGCGCCCTTCATCGCGCCGGCCGGCCTGGCGGCGCGGCTCGATGCGGTGCTGCTGCTGTTCGGTGTTGCCTCGCTGGCCAGCATCTGGCTCACGGGCATGCTGATCGACCGCTGGCTACGCGCGCTGGTGCTGGGCAGCACCGTGCTGTTCGGCGCATCCGTCCTCGTGCTTGCCTGCTTCGGCACTGTCCCCGCCGTGGTGTGGGCCGCGGTCGCGGCCTGGGGGCTCGCCTACGGCGGCGTACCGACGCTGTTCCAGACCGCGTCCGCCCAGGCGGCCGGCGACGCCGCCGATGTGGCGCAGTCGATGATCGTGACGATCTGGAACCTGGCGATCGCCGTTGCCGGGGCAGGTGGCGGTCTGTTGCTCGAAGCAGCCGGCCCGGCCGCATTGCCCTGGGCGCTGCTGGCGCTGCTCGCGCCGGCATGGCTCGTCGCCTGGCGGGCACGCAGCCACGGCTTTCCGCCCGCGCCGCGCCTTGCCGGCAGCGCTTCCGGCAGCGCCTCGGCCGGCGAGTGCCGCGCGGCCGGATGA
- the yihA gene encoding ribosome biogenesis GTP-binding protein YihA/YsxC: MSKLWQARFFTTVNHLRDLPRTTVPEIAFAGRSNAGKSTAINILCNQKGLAFASKTPGRTQHINFFSVGGAHVAMHRHDPTNMDEVRCLIADLPGYGYAEVSGDAKLHWQRLLGDYVQRREQLAALVLMMDARRPFTDLDIQMLEWFAPTGKPIHCILTKADKLTRSEAVNTLRQAQAKLDSYVDEEGEGFPFTVQLFSALKRVGIDEATAKIEELVGLDRDPEPDGAPDTAPETD; the protein is encoded by the coding sequence ATGTCCAAGCTCTGGCAAGCCCGTTTCTTCACGACCGTCAATCATCTGCGCGACCTGCCCCGTACCACGGTGCCGGAAATCGCCTTCGCCGGCCGTTCCAACGCGGGCAAATCGACCGCCATCAACATCCTGTGCAACCAGAAGGGGCTGGCGTTCGCCTCGAAGACGCCGGGCCGCACCCAGCATATCAATTTCTTCAGCGTGGGCGGGGCACACGTGGCGATGCATCGCCACGACCCCACCAACATGGATGAAGTGCGTTGCCTGATCGCCGACCTTCCCGGCTACGGCTATGCGGAAGTCTCCGGCGACGCCAAGCTGCACTGGCAGCGCCTCCTGGGCGACTACGTGCAGCGCCGCGAGCAGCTGGCCGCGCTGGTGCTGATGATGGATGCGCGCCGCCCGTTCACCGACCTGGACATCCAGATGCTCGAGTGGTTCGCCCCCACCGGCAAGCCGATCCACTGCATTTTGACCAAGGCCGACAAGCTGACCCGCAGCGAAGCCGTGAACACCCTGCGCCAGGCGCAGGCAAAGCTGGACAGCTATGTCGACGAAGAAGGCGAAGGTTTCCCGTTCACCGTGCAGCTGTTCTCCGCGTTGAAGCGCGTCGGCATCGACGAGGCGACCGCGAAGATCGAGGAGCTGGTCGGCCTGGACAGGGATCCCGAGCCAGACGGGGCGCCCGACACGGCGCCTGAAACCGATTAA
- a CDS encoding SDR family oxidoreductase, translating into MKGTPVAIVLKPLDRQVIVITGASSGIGLATAKNAAARGASIVLVARGNDVLEAVASTIAADGREVLCVPADVADRGQVDQVAAAAIARFGRIDTWVNNAGCTIYGRIEEVSEADSRRLFETNFWGMVNGSLAALPHLRRQGGALINVGSEASEVPIPMQGMYTASKHAVKGFTDTLRVEVEQVDGAPVSITLVEPTSVDTPLPQHARNYMDREPTLPSPKLDPHQVADAILDAATTPRRDVKVGVIATLDVAVQKALPALGDRVAPLQVPRQQRDEAPERPAGALYTSGGDGRIYGKAGG; encoded by the coding sequence ATGAAAGGAACTCCCGTGGCCATCGTCCTGAAGCCGCTCGACCGGCAAGTCATCGTCATCACCGGCGCCAGCAGCGGCATCGGCCTGGCAACCGCCAAGAATGCCGCCGCGCGCGGCGCCAGCATCGTCCTCGTGGCGCGTGGCAACGACGTGCTGGAAGCGGTGGCATCGACCATCGCCGCCGACGGCCGCGAAGTGCTGTGCGTGCCGGCCGACGTGGCCGACCGGGGGCAGGTCGACCAGGTGGCCGCCGCGGCGATCGCCCGCTTCGGCCGCATCGACACGTGGGTCAACAATGCCGGCTGCACGATCTATGGCCGCATCGAGGAAGTGAGCGAGGCCGACAGCCGCCGGCTGTTCGAGACCAATTTCTGGGGCATGGTCAACGGTTCGCTGGCGGCGCTGCCGCACCTGCGCCGGCAGGGCGGGGCGCTGATCAACGTGGGCAGCGAAGCCTCCGAAGTGCCGATTCCCATGCAGGGCATGTACACGGCTTCGAAGCATGCCGTGAAGGGGTTCACGGATACGCTGCGGGTGGAAGTCGAGCAGGTCGACGGCGCGCCGGTGTCGATCACGCTGGTCGAGCCCACCTCGGTCGATACGCCGCTGCCGCAGCACGCGCGCAACTACATGGATAGGGAACCGACGTTGCCTTCACCCAAGCTCGACCCGCACCAGGTGGCAGATGCCATCCTGGATGCGGCCACCACGCCGCGGCGCGACGTGAAGGTGGGCGTGATCGCCACGCTCGACGTGGCGGTGCAGAAGGCGTTGCCCGCGCTGGGCGACCGCGTGGCGCCGTTGCAGGTGCCGCGCCAGCAGCGCGACGAGGCGCCCGAACGGCCGGCGGGGGCGCTGTACACGTCTGGCGGGGATGGGCGGATCTACGGGAAGGCGGGGGGATGA
- a CDS encoding c-type cytochrome, producing the protein MNRKSSPVVRTMFLAMMALAGAASAATPQAAPKVDPAKGATLYADGDPSRGLPSCLSCHGAAGNSTIVANPKLAGQPEAYLYKQLVDFTRPERAQPIMTTYAKMLTAEEKRNISAYLAAQSQTPGAAKNRESIELGKKIYRGGLAEKSVPACASCHGPAGAGNPSKYPRIGGQHQDYTIAQLAAFKGHGRKNSAEMTTIAQRMSDDEIKAVADYVAGLK; encoded by the coding sequence ATGAATCGTAAGTCTTCACCAGTGGTACGCACGATGTTCCTAGCGATGATGGCCCTCGCGGGCGCGGCCAGCGCCGCCACGCCGCAGGCCGCCCCCAAGGTGGACCCGGCCAAGGGCGCCACGCTCTATGCCGACGGCGACCCCTCGCGCGGCCTGCCTTCCTGCCTGTCCTGCCACGGCGCCGCGGGCAATTCCACGATCGTCGCCAATCCCAAGCTGGCCGGCCAGCCCGAAGCTTACCTGTACAAGCAGCTGGTGGATTTCACGAGGCCGGAACGCGCGCAGCCGATCATGACCACCTACGCGAAAATGCTGACGGCCGAGGAAAAGAGGAACATCTCCGCCTACCTCGCCGCGCAATCGCAAACGCCCGGGGCCGCGAAGAACCGCGAGTCGATCGAATTGGGCAAGAAGATCTACCGCGGGGGCCTGGCCGAGAAAAGCGTGCCCGCCTGCGCCAGCTGCCATGGGCCGGCCGGTGCCGGCAATCCGTCGAAATACCCGCGCATCGGCGGCCAGCACCAGGATTACACGATCGCTCAACTGGCCGCCTTCAAGGGGCATGGCCGCAAGAACAGCGCCGAGATGACGACGATCGCGCAGCGCATGTCCGACGACGAAATCAAGGCCGTGGCCGATTACGTGGCGGGATTGAAATGA